The Mycobacterium sp. 3519A genome contains a region encoding:
- the miaB gene encoding tRNA (N6-isopentenyl adenosine(37)-C2)-methylthiotransferase MiaB, translating to MSARPYHGSVTSVVAQQATAGSAVRSSARTYQVRTYGCQMNVHDSERLAGLLEAAGYERAADGSDADVVVFNTCAVRENADNKLYGNLSHLAPRKQTDPDMQIAVGGCLAQKDRDTVLSKAPWVDVVFGTHNIGSLPTLLERARHNRKAQVEIVEALEEFPSALPAARESAYAAWVSISVGCNNTCTFCIVPALRGKEVDRGPGDVLAEVQTLVDQGVLEVTLLGQNVNAYGVSFADPEQPRDRGAFAKLLRACGRIDGLERVRFTSPHPAEFTDDVIEAMAQTPNVCPTLHMPLQSGSDRILRAMRRSYRAEKYLGIIDRVRAAIPHAAITTDLIVGFPGETEADFAATLEVVERARFSSAFTFQYSKRPGTPAAELADQLPKAVVQERYQRLIELQERISLEENTAQIGRTVELLVATGEGRKDASTARMSGRARDGRLVHFDPAGLDIRPGDVVTATVTGAAPHHLIADGGPHSHRRTRAGDAHAAGRKPRTGVGAEGSATSSVGLGMPAVGMPAPQPTSSGCAR from the coding sequence ATGTCGGCACGTCCGTACCATGGGTCCGTGACTTCAGTGGTGGCGCAGCAGGCGACGGCAGGCTCTGCTGTTCGCTCGTCGGCGCGCACCTACCAGGTCCGCACCTATGGCTGCCAGATGAATGTGCACGACTCCGAACGGCTGGCCGGGTTGCTGGAAGCGGCGGGTTATGAGCGCGCGGCCGACGGATCCGACGCCGATGTGGTGGTGTTCAACACCTGCGCCGTGCGCGAGAACGCTGACAACAAGCTGTACGGAAACCTGAGCCACCTCGCGCCGCGCAAGCAGACCGACCCCGATATGCAGATCGCCGTCGGCGGCTGTCTGGCGCAGAAGGACCGCGACACCGTGCTGTCCAAGGCGCCGTGGGTCGACGTCGTGTTCGGCACCCACAACATCGGGTCGCTGCCGACGCTGCTCGAACGGGCGCGCCACAATCGCAAGGCCCAGGTCGAAATCGTCGAAGCCCTTGAGGAATTCCCGTCGGCTTTGCCTGCGGCCCGCGAATCCGCCTACGCCGCTTGGGTTTCCATCTCCGTCGGTTGCAACAACACGTGCACGTTCTGCATCGTGCCCGCGCTACGCGGCAAAGAGGTCGACCGCGGACCGGGTGACGTGCTGGCCGAAGTGCAGACCCTCGTCGATCAGGGCGTGCTCGAGGTGACGCTGCTCGGTCAGAACGTCAACGCCTACGGTGTCTCGTTCGCCGACCCGGAGCAGCCGCGTGACCGCGGCGCGTTCGCCAAGTTGTTGCGCGCCTGCGGCCGTATCGACGGCCTCGAGCGGGTCCGGTTCACCTCGCCGCACCCCGCCGAGTTCACCGACGACGTGATCGAGGCGATGGCGCAGACACCGAATGTCTGTCCGACGCTGCACATGCCGCTGCAATCCGGCTCCGACCGGATCCTGCGCGCCATGCGGCGGTCCTACCGCGCCGAGAAGTACCTCGGCATCATCGACCGCGTCCGGGCGGCCATCCCGCACGCCGCGATCACCACCGATCTGATCGTCGGGTTTCCCGGCGAGACCGAAGCAGACTTCGCGGCCACCCTCGAAGTGGTTGAGCGGGCCAGGTTCTCCAGCGCGTTCACCTTCCAATACTCGAAGCGGCCAGGTACCCCCGCCGCCGAGTTGGCCGACCAGCTGCCCAAAGCCGTTGTCCAGGAACGCTATCAGCGGCTCATCGAACTGCAGGAGCGCATCTCGCTAGAGGAGAACACCGCCCAGATCGGGCGCACCGTGGAACTGCTGGTGGCCACCGGCGAAGGACGCAAAGACGCCAGCACCGCCCGCATGTCGGGGCGGGCCCGCGACGGCCGGTTGGTGCACTTCGACCCCGCGGGCCTCGACATCCGGCCCGGCGACGTGGTCACCGCCACCGTCACCGGCGCCGCGCCGCATCACCTGATCGCCGACGGGGGCCCGCACTCGCACCGGCGCACCAGGGCCGGCGACGCACACGCGGCGGGGCGCAAACCCCGCACCGGTGTGGGAGCCGAAGGGTCGGCGACATCCAGCGTGGGCCTTGGCATGCCCGCCGTCGGCATGCCTGCGCCGCAGCCGACTTCCTCCGGGTGTGCCCGTTGA
- a CDS encoding amino acid ABC transporter ATP-binding protein: MISIKGVNKHFGSLHVLKDINLEVDRGQVIVVLGPSGSGKSTLCRTINRLEPIDEGTIAIDGEVLPAEGRKLAQLRSDVGMVFQSFNLFAHKTILDNVMLAPMKVRKVSKDKARAKAMELLERVGVANQADKYPAQLSGGQQQRVAIARSLAMNPKVMLFDEPTSALDPEMISEVLNVMTGLAKDGMTMVVVTHEMGFARGAANRVVFMADGAIVESAEPADFFENPKSDRAKDFLSKILKH; encoded by the coding sequence ATGATCTCTATCAAGGGCGTCAACAAGCACTTCGGCAGCCTCCATGTGCTCAAGGACATCAACCTGGAGGTCGATCGCGGACAGGTGATCGTCGTGCTCGGGCCGTCCGGGTCGGGGAAGTCCACGTTGTGCCGCACCATCAATCGGCTCGAACCCATCGACGAGGGCACCATCGCGATCGACGGCGAGGTGCTTCCCGCCGAAGGTCGCAAGCTGGCCCAGTTGCGCTCCGACGTCGGGATGGTGTTCCAGTCCTTCAATCTGTTCGCGCACAAGACAATTCTGGACAACGTCATGCTGGCGCCGATGAAGGTGCGCAAGGTGTCCAAGGACAAGGCGCGCGCGAAGGCCATGGAGTTGCTCGAGCGGGTCGGGGTGGCCAACCAGGCCGACAAGTACCCGGCACAGCTTTCGGGCGGACAGCAGCAGCGCGTCGCGATCGCCCGCTCGCTGGCGATGAACCCGAAGGTGATGTTGTTCGACGAGCCGACCAGCGCGCTGGACCCGGAGATGATCAGCGAGGTGCTGAACGTCATGACCGGGTTGGCGAAGGACGGCATGACCATGGTGGTGGTCACCCACGAGATGGGATTCGCCCGAGGCGCCGCCAACCGCGTGGTGTTCATGGCCGACGGTGCGATCGTCGAGTCGGCCGAGCCGGCCGACTTCTTCGAGAATCCGAAGTCCGACCGAGCCAAAGACTTCCTCAGCAAGATCCTGAAGCACTAA